CCAGCTCATGGGCCAGGTGGGCCACTTTACCAACGACCACGGTAGCGGGCGTGCTCAGGGTAGCTGCACGTTCGGCAATGTCGGCCAGTGTACCGATTACGCGTTGCTGGGCGGCAGTTGTACCGTTGCTGATGACAGCTACCGGGGTGTCGGGCGCGCGGCCGTACGCTTGCAGGGTACGGGTTAGCTCAGGCAGGCGACGCAGGCCCATCAGCAGCACAAGCGTATCAATGCGGGCCAGTGCGGACCAGTCCAGTCCAAGCGTCTCCAGGTCGCAGCGATGGCCTGTCACGACGGCAAAGGCGCCGGCCACGCCGCGCTGCGTTACCGGGATGCCTGCATAGGCAGGCACGGCAATGGCACTGGTAACGCCCGGTACCACCTCGAAAGGAATACCGGCCCGGGCCAGCGCTTGCGCTTCTTCTCCTCCACGTCCAAAGACGAACGGATCACCACCTTTCAGACGTACCACGACCAAGTTGCGGCGGGCCCGGTCAATCAGCAGCTCCTGAATGGCTTCCTGAGGCCGCATGTGGTGGCCAGGCGTCTTGCCTACGTAAACGCGCTCGGCCGTTGGAGGGACTACCTCCAGGAGCATCGGATGCACCAGCCGGTCATAGACGACGACCTCGGCCTGACGCAGCAGCGACAGCCCACGTACGGTGATCAGCTCCGGATCACCCGGACCGGCACCGACCAGATAAACTTTGCCGCGTTTAGCCGAACGACGATAGGAGGACAACATGGTCACAGAGCAGGAAAACAAAACATAAACAGGACCCAAACGAAAAAGCCCCTCACCGCAGAGCGGGAGGGGCGCTGTATCAACTGATTGGCTGTATTTCAACTACAGCAACTACAGGTATAGCAGACCCCTCCCGTGTGCGGAGCACAACACGGACAGCCGCAACAGAGGAGAAAGGTCTGTACCTGTAGCGAACGCATAACCGTACTGGGGTCAACGACCGGATATAATTTACAACACACGACCCGCCGAACGCAACGTTTATGAAAGTATGTCCGCTGGCTTATAGGCCAACGCCTGCTCCAGGTCGGCAATCAGGTCCTCCGTAGCCTCGATGCCGACCGATAGGCGGATCAGGTTATCTGTAATGCCGGCTGTCTTGCGCTGTTCCGGACGCATCGACGCATGGCTCATGGTCGCCGGATGTTCGATGAGCGACTCGACACCGCCCAACGATTCGGCCAGCGTGAAAACCTGCGTGGATCGCAGGACGTGGTGGACGGCTTCCAGACCTCCTTTCACTGTGAAGGAAACCATACCCCCGAATCCTTTCTGCTGGCGTGCGGCCACCGCATGGCCTTCATGCGAGGGAAGGCCTGGATAGAACACCCGCTCCACATTGGGATGCTGCTCCAGAAAACGAGCCACGGCCATTGCATTGTGTTCATGCTGACGGATACGCACTGGGAGCGTCTTCAATCCACGCAGTACGAGCCAGCTATCAAAAGGGCCCGCAATGGTGCCATGGGCATTGGCGACAAACTGCAATTGCTCGTTCAGCTCCTCAGTGCGAACGATAACTGCCCCGCCGATTACGTCGGAGTGACCGTTCAGGTACTTCGTGGTCGAATAGACCACAATGTCGGCACCAAAATCCATAGGACGCTGTTGCAGGGGCGATAGAAAAGTGTTGTCAACCACCACCAGCAGGTTGTGCGCTCGAGCGAATTGGCAAAGCGCCGCCAGATCGACAATGCGCAGCAAGGGATTCGAGGGCGTCTCCACCCAGACAATCCGGGTGTTCGGACGGAGAGCAGCTTCGATGGCAGCCGAATCGCGCAGGTCGACAAACGATACCGTCAACTTGCCCTGTCGCTCCAGCAGATTGAGCAGGCGTTCGGTCCCTCCGTAGCAGTCATGTGCGCAGATCACATGGATGCCGTGGTCGAACAGGGCCAGCACGGTAGAAATAGCGGCCATACCGCTTGTTGTGGCCACGGCTCCTGCACCACCTTCCAGGTCGGCCAGCACAGCCTCCAGCGTGTGTCGCGTTGGATTACCGCTACGCGAGTAGTCGTACCCTTTCGTCTGGCCGATGTCCTCAAAACGGAAGATAGCACACTGATAAATAGGGGGGACGATGCTGTTGTAGCTGGTATCGGTCTGCTGACCAGCCAGTGTCAGACGCGTCTGTGGCTGCATAGGCTTTACGGTTCTTGATGGTGAAACAGCGCGTAAACCTCATCAAGAACCGAGCATGTGGGACCCCGGCAGACGCCACAAGCTGTGCTCATCTTCCCCGGAACGGACCGCAGAGGAATGGCGAGGCAGCACGCATAGGATTCCTCCGCGTCCCCGATCTACATTCCGGGCAGGATTTAGCACCGGACGGCACCTCCCTGCCGGCAGGAGATGCCCGGTTGCTACGACGTCATCGGGCCTGTTCCCTCGGTCGTTCTTGATGAGACTTATCTTTCAAGATAAGATCTGAAGGATATCGAAGACAAGCTGCCTGAGATTTCTTGATGTAATCTCAATCGCCCAGCAGCAGTTTGGCCAGACCTCCGGCCGCTTCCTCACGCAGGTGCTGGATAATTCGCCGAGCGGCTTTCAGGCCGGTGTGCAGGGCATCGATAACGGAGATGCCTTCCAGGTAATTTCCAGCCAGAAACAGTCCCGGCCGGCTCATCTCCACATCCCGCGCACAGGCAATTACCGCGTCATAGCCCAGCTGGTACTGTGGAATGGAGCGCTCCCAGCGCCAGACGTGTCGGAAGACCGGAGGCGGCGTAATGCCCAGCAGCCGGCGCAGATCCTGCAGCACCAGCGCCTCCAGTTGATCCTCGGGTAGCAGGGCCAGCTCAGGATGCCGCATGCCTCCGACAAAGGTGGTGAGCAGCACATGACCTTCAGGAGCTCGGTCGGGAAAAAGCGACGAAGAGAACAGCGTCCCAAGAATCTGAAACGGCCGTTCCACAGCTGGTACCAGCATACCAAAACCGTCCAGTGGGTGGGCGACCTGCTCGCGTCGAAAGCCCAGCGCTACCAGAGCAAGAGGCGGGTGCGCGACGGTTTCAAGGGGATGGCGCTCCAGAGAAGGCAGAATGCGAATCTTTGCCATTCGATGAAGTGAGGTGGCGCAGAGAATGACGTCAAAAAAGCGGGTGGAGACGCGACCGTTTGCCCGAAAGCTAAGCGTCCAGGGATTTTTTTCGTCCCAGCGAACGGCCAGCACCTCTGCCTTTCGAAGGATTGCGTGGGAAGGCAGATGTTCAGCCAGGGCACGGGGGAGCATGTGCAGGCCTTCAATGAACGAGAACATCGGACGGCGTGGGGCCGGGTGATGACGCTGCTTCATACGGTCACGGATCAGGCCCCAGAAAAGTGAGCCGTACTCCTGTTCCAGCTCGAATAACTTGGGAAAGGCATGGCGTACCGACAGGCACTCAGCATCGCCGGCAAAAATGCCGGCGACGAAAGGCTCCACCACATAGTCCAGCACTTCAGGGCCTAATCGACGACGGATAAACTTTGCCACGGATTCCTCGGTGCCCCGGTGTGATCGCACAATGAATGGTTCAGCCAGCAATCGGAGACGCGCCCGAGGCGACAGTAAGGGGGTACGCAGTAGTTCGCGGGGGGAGCGAGGGAGGGGTATCGGCTGGCCATCCCGCACTATAAAACGCTTCGATGCGACAGGATGAGCAGGAATGCAGGCGTCTTCCAGATCGATTCGACGCAGCAATTCTTCCAGATCAGCTGAGGTGCGTTGAAGCGTTTGCGGGCCATACTCCACCAGAAAGCCGTCGATCCGTTCCGATTGGATGAAACCGCCAATACGATCAGACGCTTCGAAAACAGTGACTTCCAGGCCGCGTCGATGCAATTCATACGCGGCCGCCAGACCAGCAATGCCGGCCCCGATGATTCCCACAGAAGCCATAAATGCAGGCTTGCTTTTTTGTCGGTGGGCGCTTTTCTTCCGAAAAATTCAGCAAGCTAACGAAGAAGCCTGCTGGAAAGTGGCACAATCCGGAAAGAAAAATACAATCGGCTATGCTGTTTCTGAAAAACATCTTTGTGCTGTTACATATTCTGACAGCAGCTGCCTGGTTTGGACTGGGACTTCGGCTGGCGGCGCAGGCTCGCCGCGCGTTGACCCTGGAGCCTCAAGCGGCACAGGTGCTCCTTGAAGAGGGAGAAGCTTCGGTGCGTCAGATGGGCGTGTTCCTGGTGGCTACGTTGCTTTTTGGGCTGGGTGCTCTGTTCAGCGGTGGAGGATTCGGAGTCTACGGCGCGCCCTATCACACGAGTCTGCTGTTGTTGCTGGTGCTGATCGGACTGCAATGGGGCGTGCTGCGCCCGGCCTGGCGCACACTGCAGCAGGCGCTCGGCAGCCATGCATCCGACAGGCAACAGGCCGAACGCTCCCGCAAGCGCATCGCACTGGCAACCGGTCTGGGACACCTGCTCTGGGGGATCATTCTTGTACTGATGTACTGGAATACGTTGGTCGCTGCCCTGGGATAGGCCTCGGAACCGGCTCCATTGCCGGCCCGTTTTGTCCCTAAAACAGAATCAAAAAAACGGGACCTCATGGCTACCAGGCAAATGGAAGAAAGCTGGGAACGAACCAAGAGGCAGATTCGAACTATCTGGGGAGATGTTCTTAGTGATCAGGAGCTCCAGAAAGCGCGCGGCGACCTGCACGCTATGGTTGCGCTGATTCGGGAGAAAACCGGCGAGTCGCGCGAGGAAATTCTTCAGAAGATGGAAGCCATCCTGTAGGGCCGGTGGGCCGTTTCCTATAATTTAGGCTACTTCCTATCTTCTCCACCTCTTAGTCTCAGCCTGGAAGCGCTTTTGAAAAATGGAGAAAAGCAGTACGCAGCTGGTTGGCAGACTCGGATCACCGCTGGCTACCGATAAACCCACCGTACAACACTGGATTGCACAGCACCAGGCGTTGCTTGAAACGTTGCAACGCCAGGCTGAACAGATTCGACTGGGGGGCGGATCCAGACGCATCGAACGGGAACATCAACGCGGTAAGCTCACCGCGCGTGAGCGAATTGCTCGCCTGCTGGACGATCCCAACGACTTCTGGGAGCTGGGTCTCTGGGCCGGCTACGGCATGTACGAAGACGAAGGCGGCTGTCCGGCCGGCGGTACCGTCATGGGGCTCGGACGCGTCAGCGGCCAGCTGTGTATCATTGTGGCCAACGATGCCACGGTGAAGGCCGGCGCCTGGTTTCCCATCACGGTTAAAAAGAACCTGCGGGCTCAGGAAATTGCCCTACAGAACCGTATACCCATTATCTACCTGGTCGATTCGGCTGGCGTTTACCTGCCTATGCAGGATGAGATTTTTCCGGACCGAGACCACTTTGGCCGCATCTTCTTCAACAACGCACGGCTGTCGAGCCTGGGCGTGCCGCAGATCGCAGCCATTATGGGGAGTTGTGTAGCAGGCGGTGCTTACCTGCCTATCATGAGTGATGAAGCGCTCATTGTGCAGGGGACCGGCTCTGTGTTTCTAGCCGGACCTTACCTGGTGCGGGCGGCTATCGGCGAGATCGTAGATGCCGAAACACTGGGGGGCGCTACCACACACACGGAAATCTCAGGCGTGACCGACTATAAGATGCCCGACGACGAAACGTGCCTGGAGACTATACGGCGCCTGATGTCCCATCTGGGGCCTCGCCCGCGGGCAGGCTTTCCCCGTAGTACGCCGCGGCCGCCTGCCTTTCCCCCCGAAGAGATCTATGGGCTGGTACCGCCTGATCTACAACAGCCCTACGATATGCGCGAAGTGATTGCCCGCCTTATCGATGCAGATTCCTGGACGGAGTATAAAGCCGGCTATGGGCAGACCATCATTACAGGCTATGCGCGCATTGATGGCTGGAGTGTGGGGATTGTGGCTAACCAACGGCTGGTTGTCCGCAGTCGCCAGGGAGAAATGCAGGTGGGCGGTGTCATCTACTCCGATTCGGCCGATAAGGCCGCACGCTTCATCATGAATTGCAATCAGAAGCGGATTCCTATCGTGTTTTTGCAAGATGTGACAGGCTTCATGGTGGGCAAGCGTGCCGAGCATGGCGGCATCATCAAGGATGGCGCCAAACTGGTCAACGTGGTGGCCAACTCGGTCGTCCCCAAATTCACAGTGGTCGTGGGGCACTCGTTCGGGGCAGGGAACTACGCAATGTGCGGACGCGCCTACGAGCCACGTCTGATGCTGGCCTGGCCAACGGCCTGCATTGCCGTCATGGGAGGGAAGCAGGCTGCCCAGACACTCCTGCAGGTACAGCTCGGTAAATACGAGCGCGAGGGGAAAACGCTCTCCGACGAAGAAAAACAACGCCTGCTGGAGGAGATCGAGTCGCGCTACGAAGCGCAGACTTCCGCTTACTATGCGGCCGCACGGCTCTGGGTGGACGCAATTATCGATCCAGCCGAAACGCGGCGCTGGATTAGCCTGGGCATTGAAATGGCGGATCATAACCCGGACCTTCCGCCGTTTAATCCCGGCGTCCTGCAGGTTTAAGCAGGCGACTTGCCCGAAGGGGCAGGGTGTTTTATATTGCGACGCTTCTTGATCGGTAAGCATAAAAAAGCGCACAGACACATGGGAAAAGGAGACCGACGTACGCGGCGCGGTAAGATCTGGCGTGGTACTTACGGTAAGTATCGACCCAAAAAGAAGAAAAAGAAACCGCAACAGGAAGCAACCGCGGCCGCTAAGTAACGTAGCCACGGCAATGGTTGCAAGCGAAGCGTCTTCGCTCGTGAGGGCGAGCCAAGACGCTTTTTCATTTGGGAAAAGACAACCGCGGTTAGCCCGTGCTCTGCATGGCCGCCGCAATACCGTTGATGCTCAGAAACAGGGCCTGCCGGAGCGGCTCCCGATTGGCCTCTGGCATCTGGCGATAGCGCTGCATCAACTCGACCTGCACCAGGTTCAGCACGTCGGTGTATGGGTTGCGGAGCTGGACCGATTTCCGGATCACCGGATCGTGATCAAGCAATGCTTCCTGGTCGGTAATGCGGAGAATGGCAGTGCAGGCCCGTTGAAAGTCTTCCACGATCATTTGATGAAATGGGGTTGGGCCATGTCCCAGCAATCGGTCGTAGTAGGTGGCTATTTCCAGGCGGGCACGCACCATTTCGCGCTGGGCATTTTGCAGGATGGTACGGAAGAAAGGCCAGGATTGATACCAGGTGCGCAGTAGCGGTAGATGCTCAGGGGCTTCGTGGAGTAGCTCATCAAGCGCCTGTCCGATGCCGAACCAGCCCGGAATCAGATAGCGCACCTGAGTCCAGGCAAAGACCCAGGGGATAGCTCGCAGGCTTTCAAAGTCGACCTCACGAGCGTTGCGGCGTGAGACCGGTCGGGAGGCAATGGGCAGGCGGCTGATCTGTTCGATCGGGGTGATGCGCGTGTACCAGCTCCAGAAGCCGGGCGCGTCGATCAAGCGACGATAGGCCTTCATGGAGCGTTGGGCCAGTTCGTCCATGAGGCGATTGCGTGTAGCCAGATCGGTGTCGTCGATGCTGGAGTCAGCTGGTAGGCCGACCACCCGGAGCATGGCGTTGACGATCTGTTCCAGGTGACGATGTGCGATCTCTGGCAGAGCATAGCGGAACGAAATCACCTCGCCCTGTTCGGTAAATCGGATACGGCCGTTGTGGACTACCGGCGGCATGGCCAGGATAGCCTGGTTAGCGCGGCCTCCCCCACGGCCGACAGTACCGCCGCGCCCGTGGAACAGGCGAAAATCGACGTTGTGTCGGCGGCATACTTCGGCCAGCTGTTCCTGCGCGCGGTGCAGTGCCCAGTTGGCCATCCAGTAGCCTCCATCTTTGGTGCTGTCGGAATAGCCCAGCATGATTTCCTGAAAACCACCACGGGCAGCTACCTGCATCTGGTAAACAGGGTGGCTCAGGATTGCTTCCATGCGGCTGGCGGCAGCTTCCAGATCTTCGATGGTCTCGAAAAGCGGCACAAAGTCAATGGGACAGCGCACGCGGTCCGGCTTACCGGTCCGGGCATCTCGCTCGTAATGCCAGAGTCCCACTTCCTTGGCCAGTAGCATGGGTTCAAGCAGATCGCTGACCGTGTGCGTCATGCTCACGATGTAGCTGCCCACACTGCGCGGATCAAGCTGTACCAGGTCACGAATGACCACGAAGGTGTCCAGCACCTGGCGGGTCGTCTCCGACACGTGGGCGCCTGGAGGTAACAACGGCCGAGGATTGCTCAGCTCGTCGGCCAGCAGTTCCTGGCGGCGCGATTCCGGAAGGGCCCGATAATCATTTTCAACACCGGCCAGCCGTAGCAGTTCGGCGACGGCTTCTTCATGGACGCTGCTGTGCTGGCGTACGTCGAGCGTAACCAGATGAAAGCCGAACGTCTGGGCCAGCACCAGCAGGCGCGTGAGCTGGTCATGCCAGGCAACCCGTTCCAGCCCGCAGGCCTCCAGACAACGCTGCAGCAGCCGAAGGTCTTCAACAAAGGCATCCGCGTCGTAGGCGGGTGTGGGCCGGGCAGGGTCGTCCAGCGCCTGCAGCAGTGCATGGAGCCGTGCCATGATATAGGAGATCTTCAGCCGAAACGACTCGTGCCGGAACTGCCGCAACACGTGTGGCGGTAACGTCACCTCCCGGGCATCGCGCACCAGCGAGCGGCGCAGCTCCTCCGGGGGCGGCACGTAACGGTCCGACAGGCTCAGCCGCCGGCGGAGCTGACGTAGCTCTTCCATATAACGCTGGAGTACCAGCCGTCGCTGGGTCAGGGCCGTCCAGCGCGTAATTTCCGGGGTGACGTATGGGTTGCCGTCACGATCGCTGCCGATCCAGGAACGATAGCGCAGAAACGGCCGGAAATCCACCTCTGCGCCGTAATATCGGCGAAGTGCCCGACGCACGTCTTCGTAAATGCGGGGGACAGCCTCCCAGAGTGTGCTTTGAATGAAATACAGGCCCTGTTCTACTTCATCGCGAACGGTGGGACGCTCTTCGCGCACTTCGGCCGTGCCCAGCAGCAGAGCGATCTGATTATGCAGGTCTTCGAGTAGCGCCTCCTGCTCTTCAGGCGTGAGCTGGCAGCGACGCTGCCGGGCAAGGAGTTGTGCGATGTGCTGCTGTTTGTACAGGATGCTACGTCGGCGGGCTTCGGTCGGGTGGGCGGTCAGCGTTGGCTGAATGTCCAGCCGCTCCAGCAATGCCCGCACTTCGTCCAGTGTGCGCCCCTGTTGTTTCAGGGCCAGAATAGCTTCGTCGATCGACTCCGGACGCGGACGCTCGGGGGTACACTGCCGCGCCCGTTCCCGGTTGATTCGGATGATTTCCTGTTGCTCGGCCTGATTGACCAGGTGGAAAAAGGCAGTGTAAGCACGCAACAGCCACTGCAGCTCGTCGTAGGTGGCGTTGTGGATCCGTGCGTAGGCTTGATCCCGAAGCTCCGGCCGATTTTCGAGCGCTGCCTGCTTGCACAGGCGGCGCAACGTTTCGACCAGTTCCAGCATCTCTGCGCCGGCCATTTCCTGAATGACCTGGCCCAGCAGCCCGCCGAGCAGGTTCACGTGTTCGCTGAGCGGCCGGGAGATACCGGTGCCTTCGACCTCGATTTGCAGGGAAGTAAGTCGGCTCATCGCAGGCTCTCTTCTAAAGCAGTAGCAGCATTGGTACGCGTATCGCGATACTTGACGATCACCGGTGCGTAGAGGGAAAGGCCATGCACCTTCCCGAAGAGTGACTGCACGGCTCGCGCGCCGGGCACGACGACGGCGTACGGAGGCACTTCCAGTGGCTGGCCAGGAGCCGGCGTCAGCACCCGTTCGTGTACCAGATCGTAGAGTTTGGTCGAACCCGTCAGGATCACACCGGGTGCCAGCACAGCGCCCTTTCGGACCAGGCAGCCTTCGTAGATGCCGCAGCCGCCGCCTACAAACACGTCGTCTTCAATAATGACGGGACGAGCGCCTACCGGCTCAAGCACACCGCCAATCTGAGCGGCTGCCGACAGGTGCACGCGCTTGCCGATCTGAGCGCAGCTGCCGACCAGCGCATGCGAGTCGATCATCGTCCCTTCGTCTACATACGCCCCGACATTCACATACATGGGGGGCATGCAAATCACGCCCGGCGCCAGGTAAGCGCCTGTGCGGATCGCTGAACCACCGGGCACGATGCGGACCCGGTCGGCCAGTGTGAGCGGCTTGAGTGGATAGGTGTCTTTGTCAAAAAAAGGAAACCGCTCTGTGGAGTATTCGACCAGCCTGCCAAGCCGGAAACCCAGCAGAATACCCTGCTTGACCCAGGTATGTGTGATCCATTGCCCCTCCTCGGTGGGAGTAGCTGCCCGGATCGTGCCCCGGTTCAGGCCGTTGAGCAATTCTTCGAACGCCTCGCGGGCGGCGCGTTCATCCAGCGCTTCCGCTGGCTGTGCGGACAGCGCTTCAATGCGTTGGCGCAAAGCAGTATGGGTATCGGTGAGCATAGGAACGCTATGTTTGGTCATCCTGCTTGCAATAGCAACAGCCTGTCGCCACCAATACAGGGGCACAGGCAAAAGGCGCGTTCGGTCATCAATCGGGTGACTTCAAACGCCTCGATAGCAATTGGGACGGCTCTGTGGTAGCGTTAAGGCCAGTCGCATGACGCTCCGGCATCGGACTGTTGCTGTTTTACATAATGTACCGGTACGTTCATGCGTGCCATCGTGTGCGGTAATTGGCGGCTTAACGCGCCACATCAAAGCCCCATCCGAACGTCTGAACCACTCCATGCAGCTCCTCTCCTGGTGCTGTCCCATGATAGCAAAACGCCCGCCACGGTCTCCTTGACCCGTATGCTACCTACGACCTGATCAAACTTCTGATCAGGAAAGAGGCCGTACTGCTGGACCCACAAAGGTTGTTTCCTGTGCCCGTAACGCTGGCAGGTGCGACCGTTGTACTGTTCTGTACGCGTTGCAGGGCTCTCCAGTGTGAGCTGAAGCGTGCCCACCGGTCAGGCTGTTGCCAGGAATGCCTCGAAGGCTTCGAGCACGCGACGGCGCGTGGTCTCGTCGAGCGGCACAAGCGGTAGCCGCACCACGTCTTCGATCAGGCCCATGGCGTGCAATACGGCCTTGATCGGAATCGGGTTGGTGGCAAAGAAGCAGGCCCGCATGGCGGGCAGGAGCTCGAAGTGTAGCTTGCGTGCCTCCTCGAAGTTACCGGCTAACGCGGCCCGGACCAACGCCGTAAAACGTTCAGGTAGCGCATTGGCCACCACCGAAATCACCCCGTCGGCACCCAGCGCCAGCAGTGGAAGCGTGATTTCGTCGTCGCCAGCGTAGACGGCCAGTCCGGGTGGCCGATGGACCAGAATGTCCGTGATCTGAGCCAGATTGCCCGAAGCCTCCTTGATGCCCACGACGGTTGGAATCTCTTCGGCCAGGCACAGAACGGTTTCGGCCGTCATGTTGAAGCCGGTGCGGCCGGGTACGTTGTAGAGGATGATCGGTGTGTCGACGGCTTCGGCAATGGCCGCCACGTGGGCGCGAAAGCCCTCTTGAGGTGGTTTGTTGTAGTAGGGGCCAACGATCA
This is a stretch of genomic DNA from Rhodothermus sp.. It encodes these proteins:
- the ppc gene encoding phosphoenolpyruvate carboxylase, whose product is MSRLTSLQIEVEGTGISRPLSEHVNLLGGLLGQVIQEMAGAEMLELVETLRRLCKQAALENRPELRDQAYARIHNATYDELQWLLRAYTAFFHLVNQAEQQEIIRINRERARQCTPERPRPESIDEAILALKQQGRTLDEVRALLERLDIQPTLTAHPTEARRRSILYKQQHIAQLLARQRRCQLTPEEQEALLEDLHNQIALLLGTAEVREERPTVRDEVEQGLYFIQSTLWEAVPRIYEDVRRALRRYYGAEVDFRPFLRYRSWIGSDRDGNPYVTPEITRWTALTQRRLVLQRYMEELRQLRRRLSLSDRYVPPPEELRRSLVRDAREVTLPPHVLRQFRHESFRLKISYIMARLHALLQALDDPARPTPAYDADAFVEDLRLLQRCLEACGLERVAWHDQLTRLLVLAQTFGFHLVTLDVRQHSSVHEEAVAELLRLAGVENDYRALPESRRQELLADELSNPRPLLPPGAHVSETTRQVLDTFVVIRDLVQLDPRSVGSYIVSMTHTVSDLLEPMLLAKEVGLWHYERDARTGKPDRVRCPIDFVPLFETIEDLEAAASRMEAILSHPVYQMQVAARGGFQEIMLGYSDSTKDGGYWMANWALHRAQEQLAEVCRRHNVDFRLFHGRGGTVGRGGGRANQAILAMPPVVHNGRIRFTEQGEVISFRYALPEIAHRHLEQIVNAMLRVVGLPADSSIDDTDLATRNRLMDELAQRSMKAYRRLIDAPGFWSWYTRITPIEQISRLPIASRPVSRRNAREVDFESLRAIPWVFAWTQVRYLIPGWFGIGQALDELLHEAPEHLPLLRTWYQSWPFFRTILQNAQREMVRARLEIATYYDRLLGHGPTPFHQMIVEDFQRACTAILRITDQEALLDHDPVIRKSVQLRNPYTDVLNLVQVELMQRYRQMPEANREPLRQALFLSINGIAAAMQSTG
- a CDS encoding PLP-dependent aspartate aminotransferase family protein, producing MQPQTRLTLAGQQTDTSYNSIVPPIYQCAIFRFEDIGQTKGYDYSRSGNPTRHTLEAVLADLEGGAGAVATTSGMAAISTVLALFDHGIHVICAHDCYGGTERLLNLLERQGKLTVSFVDLRDSAAIEAALRPNTRIVWVETPSNPLLRIVDLAALCQFARAHNLLVVVDNTFLSPLQQRPMDFGADIVVYSTTKYLNGHSDVIGGAVIVRTEELNEQLQFVANAHGTIAGPFDSWLVLRGLKTLPVRIRQHEHNAMAVARFLEQHPNVERVFYPGLPSHEGHAVAARQQKGFGGMVSFTVKGGLEAVHHVLRSTQVFTLAESLGGVESLIEHPATMSHASMRPEQRKTAGITDNLIRLSVGIEATEDLIADLEQALAYKPADILS
- the hemG gene encoding protoporphyrinogen oxidase codes for the protein MASVGIIGAGIAGLAAAYELHRRGLEVTVFEASDRIGGFIQSERIDGFLVEYGPQTLQRTSADLEELLRRIDLEDACIPAHPVASKRFIVRDGQPIPLPRSPRELLRTPLLSPRARLRLLAEPFIVRSHRGTEESVAKFIRRRLGPEVLDYVVEPFVAGIFAGDAECLSVRHAFPKLFELEQEYGSLFWGLIRDRMKQRHHPAPRRPMFSFIEGLHMLPRALAEHLPSHAILRKAEVLAVRWDEKNPWTLSFRANGRVSTRFFDVILCATSLHRMAKIRILPSLERHPLETVAHPPLALVALGFRREQVAHPLDGFGMLVPAVERPFQILGTLFSSSLFPDRAPEGHVLLTTFVGGMRHPELALLPEDQLEALVLQDLRRLLGITPPPVFRHVWRWERSIPQYQLGYDAVIACARDVEMSRPGLFLAGNYLEGISVIDALHTGLKAARRIIQHLREEAAGGLAKLLLGD
- a CDS encoding general stress protein CsbD, whose product is MATRQMEESWERTKRQIRTIWGDVLSDQELQKARGDLHAMVALIREKTGESREEILQKMEAIL
- a CDS encoding acyl-CoA carboxylase subunit beta: MEKSSTQLVGRLGSPLATDKPTVQHWIAQHQALLETLQRQAEQIRLGGGSRRIEREHQRGKLTARERIARLLDDPNDFWELGLWAGYGMYEDEGGCPAGGTVMGLGRVSGQLCIIVANDATVKAGAWFPITVKKNLRAQEIALQNRIPIIYLVDSAGVYLPMQDEIFPDRDHFGRIFFNNARLSSLGVPQIAAIMGSCVAGGAYLPIMSDEALIVQGTGSVFLAGPYLVRAAIGEIVDAETLGGATTHTEISGVTDYKMPDDETCLETIRRLMSHLGPRPRAGFPRSTPRPPAFPPEEIYGLVPPDLQQPYDMREVIARLIDADSWTEYKAGYGQTIITGYARIDGWSVGIVANQRLVVRSRQGEMQVGGVIYSDSADKAARFIMNCNQKRIPIVFLQDVTGFMVGKRAEHGGIIKDGAKLVNVVANSVVPKFTVVVGHSFGAGNYAMCGRAYEPRLMLAWPTACIAVMGGKQAAQTLLQVQLGKYEREGKTLSDEEKQRLLEEIESRYEAQTSAYYAAARLWVDAIIDPAETRRWISLGIEMADHNPDLPPFNPGVLQV
- the dapA gene encoding 4-hydroxy-tetrahydrodipicolinate synthase, whose protein sequence is MMIAPVFRGTAPALVTPFTREGKVDEPALRRLIDRQIEGGVDALVVLGTTGENATIWPAERRRIVELTLEHVGGRVPVIVGTGNNSTAESLAFSREAAQAGADGLLIVGPYYNKPPQEGFRAHVAAIAEAVDTPIILYNVPGRTGFNMTAETVLCLAEEIPTVVGIKEASGNLAQITDILVHRPPGLAVYAGDDEITLPLLALGADGVISVVANALPERFTALVRAALAGNFEEARKLHFELLPAMRACFFATNPIPIKAVLHAMGLIEDVVRLPLVPLDETTRRRVLEAFEAFLATA
- the cobA gene encoding uroporphyrinogen-III C-methyltransferase — encoded protein: MLSSYRRSAKRGKVYLVGAGPGDPELITVRGLSLLRQAEVVVYDRLVHPMLLEVVPPTAERVYVGKTPGHHMRPQEAIQELLIDRARRNLVVVRLKGGDPFVFGRGGEEAQALARAGIPFEVVPGVTSAIAVPAYAGIPVTQRGVAGAFAVVTGHRCDLETLGLDWSALARIDTLVLLMGLRRLPELTRTLQAYGRAPDTPVAVISNGTTAAQQRVIGTLADIAERAATLSTPATVVVGKVAHLAHELDWFHPEPAPSPFTLHPEIHPSIP
- a CDS encoding 2,3,4,5-tetrahydropyridine-2,6-dicarboxylate N-succinyltransferase — encoded protein: MLTDTHTALRQRIEALSAQPAEALDERAAREAFEELLNGLNRGTIRAATPTEEGQWITHTWVKQGILLGFRLGRLVEYSTERFPFFDKDTYPLKPLTLADRVRIVPGGSAIRTGAYLAPGVICMPPMYVNVGAYVDEGTMIDSHALVGSCAQIGKRVHLSAAAQIGGVLEPVGARPVIIEDDVFVGGGCGIYEGCLVRKGAVLAPGVILTGSTKLYDLVHERVLTPAPGQPLEVPPYAVVVPGARAVQSLFGKVHGLSLYAPVIVKYRDTRTNAATALEESLR